Proteins co-encoded in one Sparus aurata chromosome 18, fSpaAur1.1, whole genome shotgun sequence genomic window:
- the gpc2 gene encoding glypican-2, which translates to MDTGLSLPRYPLLVLLCAVCALSGTRSPVAAAGRSCADTRQVYAEKGYGTGTAPLTQISGEHLRLCPQDYTCCSSQMEETLALQSERDFLKSVEENSQFLLTTFTQRHRRFDEFFRELIELSEKSMNQMFTKTYGRLFTQNSHVFQELFVELRRYYSGGSVSLSEVLSDFWSRLVERVFSLVNPQYQFSEDYLECVSKHAEQLQPFGDVPRKLRVQVSRAFIAARALSQGLATGRDIVNKATKLTADSECVRGLMRQWYCPLCRGMPSLRPCHSLCLNVMKGCLANQADLDTEWNNFIDSLYQVSEKLEGPFNIELAADSISVKVSEAIMHMQENSVSISTKVFQGCGSPRPAPGRSKRSPKESGGNRRPFRTYSPEEKPTTAAGTNLDRLVTELKERLRPMRGFWVSLPHTICNDEKMAADVTNEDRCWNGQTRGRYLPDVTGDGLVSQINNPEVEVDIARPDVRTRQLIMELRVVTNKLRHAQSGQDMDFMDSEEGSGSGGGDHGERYNDDWPGYGPYSPPYNKPARNPPANPAKPPRVRERNGSKWNKNNGHGRVRSASSQLSFSLVPLLSLPLMVTVAPMWR; encoded by the exons ATGGATACCGGACTGTCTCTGCCCAGGTACCcgctgctggtgctgctctgCGCGGTGTGCGCGCTGTCGGGGACCCGGAGCCCCGTGGCTGCTGCGGGGAGGAGCTGCGCCGACACCCGGCAGGTGTACGCGGAGAAGGGCTACGGCACAGGCACCGCACCGCTGACTCAAATCTCCG GCGAGCACCTGCGGCTCTGTCCTCAGGACTACACCTGCTGCTCCAGCCAGATGGAGGAGACGCTGGCCCTGCAGAGCGAGAGGGACTTCCTCAAGTCTGTGGAGGAGAACAGCCAGTTCCTCTTGACCACTTTCACCCAGAGGCACCGCCGGTTTGATG agtTCTTCAGGGAGCTCATCGAATTGTCAGAGAAGTCCATGAACCAGATGTTTACCAAGACCTACGGCCGCCTCTTCACACAGAATTCACACGTCTTCCAGGAGCTGTTCGTGGAGCTGCGCAGATATTATTCTG GGGGAAGCGTAAGTCTGTCAGAGGTTCTGTCAGACTTCTGGTCCAGACTGGTGGAGCGGGTCTTCTCTCTGGTTAACCCCCAGTACCAGTTCAGTGAGGACTACCTGGAGTGTGTCAGCAAGCACGCCGAGCAGCTGCAGCCGTTTGGAGACGTGCCGCGCAAACTGCGTGTACAA GTGTCGAGGGCTTTCATCGCAGCCAGAGCACTATCACAGGGCTTGGCTACCGGTCGGGATATTGTTAACAAAGCAACAAAG CTGACAGCAGATTCGGAGTGTGTGCGTGGGCTGATGCGTCAGTGGTACTGCCCTCTGTGTCGAGGCATGCCCTCCCTGCGGCCCTGCCACTCCCTGTGCCTCAACGTGATGAAGGGCTGCTTGGCCAATCAGGCCGACCTGGACACCGAGTGGAACAATTTCATTG ACTCTCTGTACCAGGTTTCAGAGAAGTTGGAGGGGCCGTTCAACATCGAGCTCGCAGCCGACTCCATCTCTGTGAAAGTGTCGGAGGCCATCATGCACATGCAGGAGAACAGCGTCAGCATCTCCACTAAG GTGTTCCAAGGTTGTGGAAGCCCTCGGCCGGCTCCTGGACGCTCCAAACGCTCCCCCAAAGAGTCGGGCGGCAACAGGAGGCCCTTCCGAACCTACAGCCCCGAGGAGAAACCCACCACGGCTGCAGGCACCAACCTGGACCGACTG GTTACCGAGCTGAAGGAACGACTGAGGCCCATGCGTGGCTTCTGGgtgtccctcccacacaccatCTGCAACGATGAGAAGATGGCTGCCGACGTCACTAATGAGGACCGCTGCTGGAATGGGCAGACCCGGGGGAG GTACCTCCCGGATGTGACAGGTGACGGGCTGGTGAGCCAGATCAACAACCCCGAGGTGGAGGTAGACATCGCCCGGCCAGATGTGAGGACCCGACAGCTGATCATGGAGCTGAGGGTGGTGACCAACAAGCTGAGACACGCTCAGAGCGGACAGGACATGGACTTCATGGACA GTGAGGAGGGCAGTGGCTCAGGGGGCGGAGATCACGGTGAAAGGTACAATGATGATTGGCCAGGTTACGGGCCCTACTCCCCCCCCTACAACAAACCCGCTCGCAACCCCCCCGCCAACCCGGCAAAGCCGCCTCGAGTCCGGGAAAGAAACGGGTCCAAGTGGAACAAGAACAACGGCCACGGACGGGTCAGATCTGCAAGCAGCcagctctctttctccctcgtTCCTTTGTTGTCTTTGCCTCTTATGGTCACTGTTGCCCCCATGTGGAGATAG
- the LOC115569169 gene encoding integrin alpha-6-like, with amino-acid sequence MGVRVASQGPGKHIMACAHRYQQKCPLADNTCVVLTGQCYLLGDDLRVGTEEGDSRRVVCDEEHLDKRPIDHSWFAYCQQGHGASFAKDDKSLLFGAPGAYNWKGIVRMEPLDFLTDLYSEDRRETGDVRAFDSKLIPLQINSYLGFSIDSGLALIRKGELTIVSGAPRGGYSGQVTFLKADPVAKQNVSVELVLSGPGLASSFGYDVAVVDLNSDGWEDLAVGAPQFFVKDSLVGGAVYVYINNGGKNWEKIVPTQLLGPKESMFGLAVENIGDANQDGYGDIAVGAPYDGSGRVYLYYGSSAGIHKKVAQVLSPGSKTVSLFGYSLSGNLDVDDNQYPDLAVGSLSDSVFVYRARPVVSVSSSLRVTPGVIDLTKEQCHLRTCYFSVRACFTYTYTSHAASLNLKLVLNYTFEADAGRRKPRVEFQGSFKGKLELPEQGREICTDARLRLRREIKDMLLSIPVSVSVSLWSSGQTSRTRAGPSNVTPVLNHFQQKRTDSEIVLVNEGCGRDNICQSNMKLQYKFCSRNTTQNNQDVFKSLAGEDGVAVLTPSDEDVALEVTVTNKGGDDAHQPHCVIHLPDSLRYSSVVPSTTADTQTSCTVNEKGTRINCELGNPFHRDAEVTFYVMLAKSRIHLSTKEVSVSVQLKTTSVQTIQPVESSAKVLFELDLQLLGIARPSEVSLGKSSKGERDIKSVDDIGAPVQYEFRIANLGRPLKSFINASLNIYWPKENSAGKWLLYLTQSNSTGVHSVPCSPAGEVNPFKDSKGWREPSRRRREAEPVRSSLLPKEYRVLTCSDGLRCVELRCPLLGLDITAKIVLHSRLWSATFTEDYSSLNYLHIITDASLSLTNAPENIGLKPEVHLTKVKLTVFLEGRFRFLVKVAWWIIFLTVIALLLILAVFVFLLWKRGSFKCLPQNKKLSTE; translated from the exons GTCGGGACAGAAGAGGGCGACAGTAGGAGAGTAGTTTGTGACGAGGAGCATCTAGACAAACGTCCCATTGACCACAGCTGGTTTGCATACTGCCAACAGGGTCATGGAGCCTCTTTTGCAAAGGACGATAAATCCCTGTTATTCGGAGCGCCAGGAGCGTACAACTGGAAAG GAATCGTGCGAATGGAGCCTTTGGACTTCCTGACAGACTTATACAGTGAAGATCGTCGTGAGACCGGGGATGTCCGGGCGTTTGACTCCAAACTCATTCCCCTCCAGATAAACAGCTACCTCG GATTCTCCATCGATTCCGGTCTGGCCCTCATCAGGAAGGGTGAGCTGACCATCGTATCCGGAGCGCCCAGAGGAGGTTACAGTGGCCAGGTCACTTTTCTTAAAGCGGACCCCGtggcaaaacaaaatgtgtccGTGGAGTTGGTCCTCTCTGGGCCGGGCCTGGCCTCCTCCTTCGGCTACGATGTGGCAGTGGTGGATCTCAACAGTGATGG GTGGGAGGATCTCGCTGTTGGAGCACCGCAGTTCTTTGTTAAAGACAGTTTGGTCGGCGGAGCCGTCTACGTCTACATCAACAACGGAGGGAAGAACTGGGAGAAGATTGTTCCCACGCAACTTCTTGGACCCAAAGAGTCCATGTTCGGCCTCGCGGTGGAAAACATCGGAGACGCCAACCAAGACGGTTACGGAG ATATTGCCGTCGGGGCGCCATATGATGGCTCTGGTCGGGTGTACCTTTACTACGGCTCATCAGCAGGCATCCACAAAAAAGTGGCGCAG GTGCTCTCGCCAGGATCTAAAACGGTCTCTCTGTTCGGATATTCTCTGTCCGGCAACCTGGACGTGGACGACAATCAGTACCCTGATTTGGCCGTGGGATCTCTCTCTGACTCGGTCTTTGTTTACAG agcGCGGCCGGTGGTCAGCGTCAGCAGCTCTCTGAGGGTGACGCCCGGTGTAATAGACCTCACAAAGGAACAGTGTCATTTACGCACGTG TTATTTTTCAGTCAGGGCCTGCTTCACCTACACCTACACGTCACATGCAGCATCACTCAACCTGAAACTGG TGCTCAACTACACCTTTGAGGCCGACGCTGGGAGAAGAAAACCAAGAGTGGAGTTTCAGGGTTCGTTCAAAGGAAAGCTGGAGCTTCCTGAGCAGGGGAGAGAGATCTGTACTGACGCCAGACTCCGACTTCGG CGTGAAATCAAAGACATGCTGCTCAGTATTCCCGTCTCTGTCAGCGTCTCTCTGTGGAGCTCCGGTCAGACGAGCCGGACCAGAGCAGGTCCGTCCAACGTCACGCCGGTCCTCAACCATTTCCAGCAAAAGAGAACCGACTCAGAG ATCGTCCTGGTGAACGAGGGTTGTGGTCGTGACAACATCTGCCAGAGTAACATGAAGTTACAGTACAAGTTCTGCtccagaaacacaacacaaaacaatcaGGACGTTTTCAAATCCCTGGCAGG GGAGGACGGTGTTGCGGTCCTAACTCCCTCCGATGAAGACGTCGCTCTGGAGGTCACCGTGACTAACAAGGGCGGAGACGACGCTCACCAGCCTCACTGTGTCATCCACCTCCCAGATAGTCTGCGTTACTCTTCTGTTGTCCCCAGCACAACAGCA GACACACAGACGAGCTGCACGGTCAATGAAAAAGGGACGCGAATCAACTGTGAGCTGGGGAACCCGTTCCACAGAGACGCAGAG GTGACTTTTTATGTCATGCTTGCGAAATCCAGGATCCATCTGAGTACAAAGGAAGTCAGCGTCAGTGTGCAGCTTAAAAC GACGAGTGTGCAGACCATACAACCAGTGGAGTCGTCCGCCAAAGTGCTTTTTGAGCTGGACCTGCAACTGTTGGG AATAGCTCGGCCTTCTGAAGTGTCACTTGGGAAAAGCTCGAAGGGCGAGCGCGACATAAAATCAGTGGACGACATTGGAGCTCCGGTTCAGTATGAATTCAGG ataGCAAATTTGGGCAGACCATTAAAGTCTTTCATCAACGCATCACTAAACATCTACTGGCCAAAGGAGAACTCTGCAGGAAAATGGCTTCTGTACTTGACTCAGAGCAACAGCACAGGTGTCCACTCTGTCCCCTGCTCACCTGCAGGCGAGGTCAATCCATTTAAAGATTCAAAG GGTTGGCGTGAACCATCCAGGAGGAGACGTGAAGCTGAACCTGTTAGATCCTCACTTCTTCCAAAGGAATACAGAGTCTTG ACGTGCTCGGATGGACTGAGGTGCGTGGAGCTACGCTGCCCTCTGCTGGGTTTGGACATTACTGCAAAGATAGTTCTGCATTCACGCCTGTGGAGCGCCACTTTCACTGAG GATTACAGCTCTCTGAACTACCTGCACATCATCACGGACGCTTCGCTCAGTTTAACAAACGCTCcagagaatattggacttaAACCAGAGGTTCATCTGACGAAG GTTAAACTGACCGTGTTCCTCGAGGGAAGGTTCAGATTTTTGGTCAAAGTTGCCTGGTGGATCATCTTCCTGACGGTCATCGCGTTGCTTCTGATATTGGCGgtttttgtcttcttgttgtGGAAG CGTGGCAGCTTTAAATGCCTCCCTCAGAACAAGAAGCTGTCAACTGAATGA